From the genome of Haloterrigena sp. KLK7, one region includes:
- a CDS encoding polysaccharide deacetylase, which yields MGTVDVAIGVDADCVAGWLGSYGGEDSPADLSRGLAAGNEGIPRMLALFDEQDIETSWYVPGHTIDTFRDEIEAVAADGHELGVHGYSHENPTDLSREQEDEILEVSIDLIEDVTGSEPVGHRASWWEFSENTPELVEKHGFLYDSSLMERMFEPGWMRKGDSWEKIQYDEEPETWMEPYQYGEETDIVEIPISWYRDDIPPMLFIKQPIYHAGYKDPEMMYEQYYKRQFDYLYNRRGAGVYTFTIHPDIHGLPHMIPLFEEFIQYVKSHEDAQFTTLETIAEKYKEDPSVYEAESDYV from the coding sequence ATGGGAACTGTTGATGTCGCGATCGGCGTCGACGCGGACTGCGTCGCCGGCTGGCTCGGCTCGTACGGCGGCGAAGACTCGCCCGCGGATCTCTCGCGGGGGCTGGCCGCCGGGAACGAGGGCATCCCGCGGATGCTCGCGCTCTTCGACGAGCAGGACATCGAGACGTCGTGGTACGTCCCCGGCCACACGATCGACACCTTCCGCGACGAGATCGAGGCGGTCGCGGCCGACGGCCACGAACTGGGCGTCCACGGCTACTCTCACGAGAACCCGACCGACCTCTCCCGAGAGCAGGAAGACGAGATCCTCGAGGTCTCGATCGACCTCATCGAGGACGTCACCGGGTCGGAGCCCGTCGGCCACCGCGCCAGCTGGTGGGAGTTCAGCGAGAACACGCCGGAACTCGTCGAGAAGCACGGCTTCCTGTACGACAGCAGCCTGATGGAGCGGATGTTCGAACCGGGCTGGATGCGGAAGGGTGACAGCTGGGAGAAGATCCAGTACGACGAGGAGCCCGAGACGTGGATGGAACCCTATCAGTACGGCGAGGAGACCGACATCGTCGAGATTCCGATCAGCTGGTACCGCGACGACATTCCGCCGATGCTGTTCATCAAGCAGCCGATCTACCACGCCGGCTACAAGGATCCGGAGATGATGTACGAACAGTACTACAAGCGGCAGTTCGACTACCTCTATAATCGCCGCGGCGCGGGCGTCTACACCTTCACGATCCACCCGGACATCCACGGCCTCCCGCACATGATCCCGCTGTTCGAAGAGTTCATCCAGTACGTGAAGAGTCACGAGGACGCACAGTTCACCACCCTCGAGACGATCGCCGAGAAGTACAAGGAGGATCCATCGGTGTACGAAGCCGAGAGCGACTACGTCTGA
- a CDS encoding asparaginase, which produces MNVTLLSTGGTIASTDADGGARPTRTGAELLEAVPELESHASLSVESVAQVPSFEIDGETLETIGERVRELEADPTVDAVVVTHGTDTMEETAYYLDVTVQPETPVFLTGAQRRPDEVSSDGPSNLLTAVRAAEAFADRDAGGTFVAFNETVHSARTVTKAHTSALEAFRSRNAGPVATVDRSGVAIHRRPRSETRPIEATSLAATVYTIKSGSAVTGDLVDAALERDADGLVLEGTGLGNATAGLADAVRDAIEAGVPVVVTSRCLEGRVAPVYGGDGGGERLREYGAIFAADRTAQQARLRLALALTAFDDEDAIREAFSPADSQT; this is translated from the coding sequence ATGAACGTGACGCTTCTCAGCACGGGCGGTACCATCGCGAGCACCGACGCGGACGGCGGGGCGCGACCGACGCGAACGGGCGCGGAACTCCTCGAGGCCGTCCCGGAACTCGAGTCACACGCGTCACTCTCGGTCGAGTCGGTCGCGCAGGTACCGAGCTTCGAGATCGACGGCGAGACGCTCGAGACGATCGGCGAGCGGGTCCGCGAGCTCGAGGCCGATCCGACGGTCGACGCCGTCGTCGTCACGCACGGCACGGACACGATGGAGGAGACGGCCTACTACCTCGACGTCACCGTCCAGCCGGAGACGCCGGTGTTCCTGACGGGCGCCCAGCGCCGACCGGACGAGGTGAGCTCTGACGGGCCGAGCAACCTCCTGACGGCGGTCCGCGCCGCCGAAGCGTTCGCCGATCGCGACGCCGGCGGGACGTTCGTCGCGTTCAACGAGACGGTCCACAGCGCCCGCACGGTGACGAAGGCGCACACGTCCGCCCTCGAGGCGTTCCGCTCGCGGAACGCGGGGCCGGTCGCGACCGTCGACCGGAGCGGCGTCGCGATCCACCGCCGGCCCCGCAGCGAGACGCGACCGATCGAGGCGACGTCGCTCGCGGCGACCGTCTACACGATCAAGAGCGGGAGCGCCGTCACCGGCGACCTGGTCGACGCCGCCCTCGAGCGCGACGCGGACGGTCTCGTCCTCGAGGGGACGGGACTCGGAAATGCCACGGCGGGACTCGCCGACGCCGTCCGCGACGCGATCGAGGCGGGCGTCCCCGTCGTCGTCACGTCGCGCTGTCTCGAGGGGCGAGTCGCGCCGGTCTACGGCGGCGACGGCGGCGGCGAACGGCTTCGCGAGTACGGGGCCATCTTCGCCGCCGATCGCACCGCCCAGCAGGCCAGGCTTCGACTCGCGCTGGCGCTCACGGCGTTCGACGACGAGGACGCGATTCGGGAGGCGTTTTCGCCCGCTGACTCTCAGACGTAG
- a CDS encoding GAF domain-containing protein: MTPSPRSRPRTVIYLAETDAAARDGAAALEGVDSGPQRLVQPLTPDAVDQLDSWAAEADCVVFAATPTTAAGATLLQAVGACGPTPVILFSEAAYAPSAARATDGIDGYVRRDTDDAVAHLADEIEWACAGEREDAPTALPAADPDADAASDAVETGDTDDATDTGDATGRPTAGLLESIAEVTGCEERGPLFQRLVEIAADVAGVEYGWLSTVHFGELTAQATTEAVAANDLEPIPREGPLDEALRTGDPIRIDDLAAREDLTTPLEGVTSLCCAPVGDVGLLLLAAEDPAAFDERDRDRLAACGRFGAAALERLETASGLRTDRDRLRRELDRVEANRERLAAERDELEAERDRLAAERDRARALFANVPEPAVRYEIDGGRPIVRDVNDAFADVFGTDSTAIVGEPLDAATVPPGLEHRQERLIEALRTGDRRQLGSRRETVDGVREFRLTLIPFEAADSDGSDPSRDGADGPETADDGIHNPEGLIVYSDVTDANRRERALAAAEARLESIAESLEADVRTSLNVARGYLELAEETGDAEHFAEVETAQERLRERVAELLAVARRDAVAVETEPVAVTDVARRAWVAVDTGDARLVTGEDRVLEADKAQVRELFEHLLRAAVESVDADGDGADDEDAGDGTAETGGDAPIVTVGATDDGFAVSGHPAGTDVDPTGRETTPVDGRLTAADGTGSELGPVERIADAHGWDVGVAEGEGTAFAFRGVGPADVNGD; encoded by the coding sequence ATGACTCCCTCGCCGCGATCACGACCGCGTACGGTGATCTACCTCGCCGAGACCGACGCCGCGGCCCGCGACGGCGCGGCCGCCCTCGAGGGCGTCGACTCGGGCCCACAGCGGCTGGTCCAGCCGCTGACGCCGGACGCGGTCGATCAACTGGACAGTTGGGCGGCCGAGGCCGACTGCGTCGTCTTCGCTGCGACGCCGACGACCGCGGCGGGCGCCACGCTGCTCCAGGCCGTCGGGGCCTGTGGGCCGACGCCGGTGATACTCTTCTCCGAGGCCGCGTACGCGCCGTCGGCCGCGCGGGCGACCGACGGGATCGACGGCTACGTCCGCCGGGATACCGACGACGCCGTCGCTCACCTCGCGGACGAGATCGAGTGGGCGTGCGCCGGCGAGCGCGAGGACGCGCCGACGGCGCTGCCCGCCGCAGATCCGGACGCTGACGCGGCGTCGGACGCCGTCGAGACGGGCGATACCGATGACGCGACCGATACCGGTGACGCGACCGGACGGCCGACCGCCGGGCTCCTCGAGTCGATCGCCGAGGTCACCGGCTGCGAGGAACGCGGTCCCCTCTTCCAGCGGCTGGTCGAGATCGCCGCCGACGTCGCCGGGGTCGAGTACGGCTGGCTGTCGACGGTCCACTTCGGCGAGTTGACGGCGCAGGCGACCACCGAGGCGGTCGCGGCGAACGACCTCGAGCCGATCCCCCGGGAGGGCCCGCTCGACGAGGCGCTGCGGACCGGCGATCCGATCCGAATCGACGATCTCGCGGCCCGCGAGGACCTGACGACGCCCCTCGAGGGCGTAACGTCGCTGTGCTGTGCGCCGGTCGGCGACGTCGGCCTCCTCCTGCTCGCCGCCGAGGACCCGGCGGCGTTCGACGAGCGGGACCGCGACCGCCTCGCCGCGTGCGGACGGTTCGGCGCCGCCGCCCTCGAGCGCCTCGAGACCGCGTCTGGCCTTCGAACCGACCGCGATCGGCTGCGCCGGGAACTGGACCGCGTCGAGGCGAATCGGGAGCGACTGGCCGCCGAGCGCGACGAACTCGAGGCCGAGCGCGACCGCCTCGCCGCGGAACGCGACCGCGCCCGAGCGCTGTTCGCGAACGTCCCGGAACCGGCGGTCCGCTACGAGATCGACGGCGGCCGACCGATCGTCCGGGACGTCAACGACGCCTTTGCCGACGTCTTCGGCACCGATTCGACGGCGATCGTCGGCGAGCCGCTCGACGCGGCGACCGTCCCGCCGGGACTCGAGCACCGACAGGAGAGGCTGATCGAGGCGCTGCGGACCGGGGACCGCCGGCAACTGGGCAGTCGGCGCGAGACCGTCGACGGCGTCCGCGAGTTCCGCCTGACGCTGATCCCCTTCGAGGCGGCCGATTCGGACGGGTCCGACCCGAGTCGCGACGGTGCCGACGGCCCCGAGACGGCCGATGACGGGATTCACAACCCCGAGGGGCTGATCGTCTACAGCGACGTCACCGACGCGAACCGCCGGGAGCGAGCGCTGGCGGCCGCCGAGGCGCGCCTCGAGTCGATCGCCGAGAGCCTCGAGGCGGACGTCCGGACGTCGCTGAACGTCGCCCGGGGCTATCTCGAACTCGCCGAGGAGACCGGCGACGCGGAGCACTTCGCGGAGGTCGAAACGGCCCAGGAACGCCTGCGCGAGCGCGTCGCGGAACTGCTCGCGGTCGCCCGTCGAGACGCGGTGGCCGTCGAGACCGAACCCGTCGCCGTCACTGACGTCGCGCGCCGGGCCTGGGTCGCCGTCGACACCGGCGACGCGCGGCTCGTGACCGGCGAGGACCGCGTCCTCGAGGCCGACAAGGCGCAGGTGCGGGAGCTGTTCGAACACCTGTTGCGGGCGGCAGTCGAGAGCGTCGACGCCGACGGAGACGGGGCCGACGACGAGGACGCCGGGGACGGGACCGCCGAAACCGGCGGCGACGCTCCGATCGTCACCGTCGGGGCGACCGACGACGGGTTCGCCGTGAGCGGCCACCCCGCAGGGACCGACGTCGACCCCACCGGACGGGAAACGACCCCCGTCGACGGCCGGTTGACCGCCGCCGACGGCACCGGGTCCGAGCTCGGCCCCGTCGAACGGATCGCCGACGCCCACGGCTGGGACGTCGGCGTCGCCGAGGGCGAGGGCACCGCGTTCGCGTTCCGTGGGGTCGGTCCAGCCGACGTGAACGGCGACTGA